Genomic DNA from Halobaculum sp. MBLA0147:
GTATGGGAGACACCGCAGACACGAACGACGGCACGGACACGACCGGCGAGACGGGGCCCGCAGAGACGGGTGGAGCCGAGACGGCTACGGAGACGGGTGGAGCCGAGACGGCTACGGAGACGGGTGGAGCCGAGACGACTGCGGAGACGGGGAGAGCAGAGACGACTGCGGAGACGGGGGGAGCAGAGACGGCTACGGAGACGGGGGCAGCAGAGACGACTGCGGAGACGGGGGGAGCAGAGACGACGGCGGGTGGGAGGTCGACCACACCGCCGACCCCGGTCGTCGTCGACGGCGACGACGTGACCTACGAGGCCGTCGACGCGGCGGCGGGGCTGTCGAAGGGTGTGTTGCTCGACGAGTCGGACGGCGCCCCACACTTCGCGCTCCGACGGTTCGTCCTCGACCCGGGCGCCGAGGTACCGCGCCACACCAACGCCGTCGAACACGAACAGTACGTGCTCTCTGGCGAGTACACGGTCGGGATCGACGACACGGAACACACCGTGACGGCCGGTGACGCACTCCTGATCCCCGCGGGTGTCGTCCACTGGTACCGCAACGAGAGCGACGAGCCCGGCGCGTTCCTCTGTGCGGTCCCGAACGGAGACGACACCATCGAACTCGTCGAGGAGTAGTCCGCGAGCGAACCACGAGCGGCACCCGTCGTCGACGCGTGTGGCGGGTCGCGGTCAGATCCGGCCGAGTGTCCGCCGGATGTCGCCGACGTCCATCTCGTCCAAGGCGGCGTCCGTCTCGTCGGCGACGGCCTCGTACCGCTCGCGGAGTCGGTCGTACGCCTCCGAGTCGGCCAACTCCGAGGGCGAGAGGTGTTCCGACAACAGCGCGCACTTCCGGGCGAGCGTGAACTCCTCGCGGACGGCGTCCTCGTACGTCCGGAGCCGGGCGAGGGTGTGTGTCACCTCCAGCAGCTCCTCGTGGTGGACCGGCTTCACGAGGTAGGTGTCGAACGGCAGCGACACCACGTCCTCGTCGGGCGAGACGGCCGTCACCATCCCGACGGCACAGTCGTAGCCGGCGTCACGGACGTGTCGCAACACGTCGTCGCCCGAGAACCCCGGCATCCGCCGGTCCAACAACACCACGTCCACGTCCTCGTCGACCGCCGCGACCGCCTCCTGGCCTCCGGCGGCGACCGTCGGCTCGAACGTCTCGTCCGTCGACAGGTGCCCGGCGTACGTCTCTGCCACGTCCCGCTCGTCGTCGACGACGAGGACGGACACCGTCTCCCCAGTTCCGGTACCCATACGGACGCCAGTTGGCCAGCACCAGTCTTCACACTTTCGTCGCTCACTGGGTGTACCGTCCGGTCGCCGTCGTGGAGACGACGGTCGGAGGCACCACACCGCTCGCGACCCGAACGTATCAAGTGGCCGCTGCGCGTACCGGAGACGACGACACGTGTCCGAACAACTCCCAGCGGTCGGGACGGTGTTCCTCCACGAGCGCGACGACGACTTCCTGGTGGTCGTCCAGTCGGACGGCGACCGGCGGCTCCGTGGCGTCCTCGAACTCAAGGAGACGGACGCCGGCCCGCGCCCGCGGAAGTTCCGCGTGAAGCGCGGCTCCGGCGAGGAACCCCGCCAGCCCGACCAGTTCGTCGAGTTGGTCCGCGCCGCCGACCGCATCCGCATCTCCGAGCAGACCGGCGCCGGCGCCCGCGACCGGCTGCAGGCGACACTCGACGCCTACCAACTGGAGGCGGTCCAGGTGCGGACCTGCCGGTACTGTGCCAACGCGGGGCGGTACTCCCCGATCACCGCCGACACCGCGGTGAAAGCCGACCGCGACTACATCTGTCGCGACTGCGCGAAGGAGGAACTCGACCGGGAACTCGCCTACAAGGGTGAGTTCACCAGCGCCGCCGCCGACCGCTTAGAGGAGTTGCTGTACGAGACGGGCGACCTCGAACGGATCACCAACCTCCTGCAGGGGAACCTCGACCCCGAGTTGACGAAGTTCGACACGATCTCGGCGACGGTCGACGAGGTCGACCCCGTCGCCACCGCCGATCTCGATCTGCACCCGGCGTTGGCCGACCGACTCACCGGGCGGTTCGAGGAACTGCTCCCGGTGCAGTCGCTGTCGGTGCGCAACGGCCTGTTGGACGGCGACGACCAGCTCGTCGTCTCCGCGACGGCGACCGGGAAGACGCTCGTCGGCGAACTCGCGGGGGTGAACCGGGCGTTGAACGGGAAGGGGAAGCTGTTGTTCCTCGTCCCGCTGGTGGCGCTGGCCAACCAGAAACACGAGGACTTCGAGGAGGAGTACGGCGACGTGGTGGACGTGACCCTCCGGGTGGGTGCCTCGCGGATCAACGACTCCGGCGAGCGGTTCGACCCGAGCGCGGACGTGATCGTCGGCACCTACGAGGGGATCGACCACGCGCTGCGGACCGGCAAGGACATGGGCGACGTGGGCACCGTCGTGATCGACGAGATCCACACCCTGAAGGAGGGTGAACGGGGCCACCGCCTCGACGGGATGATCTCGCGGCTGAAACACTACTGTGAGAGCCGTGGCACCGGCGCGCAGTGGGTGTATCTCTCGGCGACCGTTGGGAACCCGGAGTGGTTGGCCCAGCGGCTCCAGGCCCGTCTCGTCGAGTTCGAGGAGCGTCCGGTGCCGATCGAACGGCACGTCACCTTCGCGGACGCCCGCGAGAAGGTCCAAATCGAGAACCGACTGGTGAGTCGGGAGTTCGACGCGAAGTCTTCGAAGGGGTACCGCGGCCAGACCATCGTGTTCACCAACTCCAGACGGCGCTGTCACGAGATCAGTCGCAAACTGGACTACGACTCCGCGCCGTACCACGCGGGACTCGACTACGG
This window encodes:
- a CDS encoding DEAD/DEAH box helicase, which translates into the protein MSEQLPAVGTVFLHERDDDFLVVVQSDGDRRLRGVLELKETDAGPRPRKFRVKRGSGEEPRQPDQFVELVRAADRIRISEQTGAGARDRLQATLDAYQLEAVQVRTCRYCANAGRYSPITADTAVKADRDYICRDCAKEELDRELAYKGEFTSAAADRLEELLYETGDLERITNLLQGNLDPELTKFDTISATVDEVDPVATADLDLHPALADRLTGRFEELLPVQSLSVRNGLLDGDDQLVVSATATGKTLVGELAGVNRALNGKGKLLFLVPLVALANQKHEDFEEEYGDVVDVTLRVGASRINDSGERFDPSADVIVGTYEGIDHALRTGKDMGDVGTVVIDEIHTLKEGERGHRLDGMISRLKHYCESRGTGAQWVYLSATVGNPEWLAQRLQARLVEFEERPVPIERHVTFADAREKVQIENRLVSREFDAKSSKGYRGQTIVFTNSRRRCHEISRKLDYDSAPYHAGLDYGERKRVERQFGDQDLAAVVTTAALAAGVDFPASQVIFDSLAMGIEWLSVQEFEQMLGRAGRPDYHDEGKVYVLVEPDCTYHNSMEMTEDEVSFKLLKGEMEDVTTVYDGPAAAEETLANVTVAGERAKRLNDRMIGDVPTKHAVGKLLEWGFIDGLEPTDLGRAVTTHFLAPDQAFRLLDGIRRGDEPYQIVADEELADEEL
- a CDS encoding response regulator encodes the protein MGTGTGETVSVLVVDDERDVAETYAGHLSTDETFEPTVAAGGQEAVAAVDEDVDVVLLDRRMPGFSGDDVLRHVRDAGYDCAVGMVTAVSPDEDVVSLPFDTYLVKPVHHEELLEVTHTLARLRTYEDAVREEFTLARKCALLSEHLSPSELADSEAYDRLRERYEAVADETDAALDEMDVGDIRRTLGRI
- a CDS encoding cupin domain-containing protein; the encoded protein is MTYEAVDAAAGLSKGVLLDESDGAPHFALRRFVLDPGAEVPRHTNAVEHEQYVLSGEYTVGIDDTEHTVTAGDALLIPAGVVHWYRNESDEPGAFLCAVPNGDDTIELVEE